A single Marinobacter sp. es.042 DNA region contains:
- a CDS encoding PAS domain S-box protein, whose translation MNDFSTPSVFSLHDADPQPELILDATGSVLEGNLASLHLCQNANLTSLFHLLPINVQALVKSSLEQERSIENVEARIPADTTERFLMWTFIPDIGSSTVLARARDATDEIINREEATRSNRLYRLITENTTDLISRHAPDGRFIDATPASWRLLGYWPEELRGKPLEEIFRGDQVVQKLAETRNQLRDDGYATMTLEIIHRDGSRRWFEIASRAIRETYTGAVIEVISVSRDITARVESEENNRRLADELAHTARLATLGELASSIAHEMNQPLATIVNFASASQRYLKSARTNPECLDRVDDGLQKIVHHANRASEVIKRLRAFLRKGQKRTAPIALNEVVSNVARLCQWEAEKNKVQIRENLACCAPVITADPVLLEQVLINLIRNGIEATVEARGEDNPGPHSQIAITTCINDQNETLIEVIDEGPGLDAQGIRQMFQPFYTSKPQGLGLGLSMSRSIIEGFGGFLDARPAATGGLSLICRFPASPSYKNRNPNTEMQPDE comes from the coding sequence ATGAACGATTTTTCCACTCCAAGTGTATTTAGTTTGCATGACGCCGACCCGCAACCCGAGTTGATCCTGGATGCGACAGGCAGCGTTCTGGAGGGCAACCTGGCCAGCCTTCATCTTTGCCAGAACGCCAACCTGACCTCGCTGTTCCATCTGCTGCCGATCAACGTTCAGGCGCTCGTGAAGTCGTCCCTGGAGCAGGAACGATCGATCGAGAATGTGGAAGCCAGAATCCCGGCAGACACCACCGAGCGTTTCCTGATGTGGACGTTCATCCCCGATATCGGGAGCTCGACGGTTCTGGCGCGGGCCAGAGACGCTACAGACGAAATCATCAACCGGGAAGAAGCGACCCGCTCCAACCGTCTTTACCGGCTGATTACCGAGAACACCACCGACCTCATTTCCCGCCATGCCCCGGACGGACGGTTTATCGATGCCACGCCCGCATCCTGGCGGCTGCTGGGCTACTGGCCGGAAGAACTGAGGGGTAAGCCTCTGGAAGAAATTTTCCGGGGCGATCAGGTGGTTCAGAAGCTGGCTGAAACCCGCAACCAGCTACGGGACGACGGCTACGCCACCATGACCCTGGAGATCATTCACCGGGACGGTTCCCGCCGCTGGTTCGAGATTGCCAGCAGGGCCATTCGGGAAACCTACACTGGCGCTGTGATTGAGGTCATCAGCGTATCCCGGGATATCACCGCCCGGGTAGAGTCCGAGGAGAACAACCGCAGGCTGGCCGACGAACTCGCCCACACCGCCAGGCTTGCCACTCTGGGGGAGCTTGCCTCAAGCATTGCCCACGAGATGAACCAGCCATTGGCCACCATCGTGAACTTTGCGAGCGCCAGCCAGCGCTATCTTAAAAGCGCCCGAACCAATCCCGAATGCCTCGACCGAGTGGACGACGGCCTCCAGAAGATTGTTCACCATGCCAACCGGGCCTCGGAGGTCATCAAGCGTTTGCGAGCCTTCCTTCGCAAGGGCCAGAAGCGCACCGCACCAATCGCACTGAACGAAGTCGTCAGCAACGTCGCCCGCCTTTGCCAGTGGGAGGCCGAGAAAAACAAGGTGCAGATCCGCGAGAATCTGGCCTGTTGTGCGCCCGTCATCACCGCCGACCCGGTGTTGCTGGAACAGGTGCTAATCAATCTGATCCGTAACGGTATCGAAGCCACCGTTGAGGCTCGCGGTGAGGATAACCCGGGCCCACACTCGCAGATCGCCATAACGACCTGCATCAACGATCAGAACGAAACCCTGATTGAGGTTATCGACGAAGGCCCGGGGCTCGACGCGCAGGGCATTCGCCAGATGTTCCAGCCGTTCTATACCAGTAAGCCCCAGGGACTTGGCCTGGGGCTCTCGATGAGCCGTTCGATTATCGAAGGCTTTGGCGGCTTCCTGGACGCCAGGCCGGCAGCGACGGGCGGACTCTCCCTGATCTGCCGTTTCCCGGCCAGCCCGAGCTACAAGAACAGAAACCCGAACACGGAGATGCAGCCAGATGAGTGA
- a CDS encoding response regulator transcription factor, with protein MSDQATPEATTVYVVDDDAGMLESTQWLLESVGLNVEAYSDGRKFLDAVGNKKAGCVVLDVRMPGLGGLNVQEELQKRELDLPIIFVSGHADVPIVVRAFKSGAFDFIEKPFNEQLLLDSVQQALQEHQQSAPQLQGDEATEALLATLTRRERDVFLPLAQGYTSREIAEQLDVSVKTIDLYRARVMKRLGADRLPDVTGTAIAAGLLDPLDLRGEKN; from the coding sequence ATGAGTGATCAAGCGACACCGGAAGCCACCACCGTCTACGTGGTTGACGACGACGCCGGCATGCTGGAATCCACCCAGTGGTTGCTGGAATCGGTCGGCTTGAACGTGGAAGCCTACAGCGACGGCCGGAAATTCCTGGATGCGGTTGGCAACAAGAAAGCAGGATGCGTGGTTCTGGATGTGCGGATGCCCGGCCTGGGCGGCCTGAACGTTCAGGAGGAGCTTCAGAAGCGGGAGCTGGACCTGCCGATCATCTTTGTCTCCGGGCACGCCGACGTACCCATTGTGGTGAGAGCGTTCAAGTCCGGGGCCTTCGATTTCATCGAGAAGCCTTTCAATGAACAACTGCTCCTGGACAGCGTCCAACAGGCGCTGCAGGAACATCAGCAGTCCGCTCCACAATTGCAGGGCGATGAGGCGACCGAAGCCCTGCTGGCCACTCTCACCCGCCGTGAACGGGACGTGTTCCTGCCACTGGCCCAGGGCTACACGAGCCGGGAAATCGCAGAACAGCTGGATGTCAGTGTCAAGACGATTGATCTCTACCGGGCACGAGTCATGAAACGCCTGGGCGCCGACCGCCTGCCGGATGTGACCGGCACCGCCATTGCCGCCGGCCTGCTAGATCCGCTGGACCTGCGTGGCGAGAAGAACTGA
- a CDS encoding PLP-dependent aminotransferase family protein has translation MGILYNQVADQLQGLIHEGVYRDGERLPGVRQLSRQFGVSISTILQAHQTLEARGFLQARERSGYFVRLPTVDAPEPVMRRHRSRPVPVSAREMALDLCADEQKRMVPLATAIPHPDYLPLRQIQHSTLWAARRGLETLDYAFPGKESFRRQIAQRMATLGVPVTPDDVLATNGAQEAIILALRAVTQPGDIVAVESPSFPGILQALEVVGLKVIEIPAHPSEGLSLEGLQLALEQWPLKACVVVTNHSNPMGAQMSDERKKQLVSMLAAAAVPLIEDDIYGDLHHTGDRPKPAKAFDRADNVIYCSSFSKTISPGLRLGWMVPGRHMASARQHKYFVNLATSSIPQMAVAHFLEQGGYDRYLRSARQHYREATERMRTSVARAFPEGTAVSRPQGGFVLWVQLPDGVSGTEVYHKARAEDINVAPGLMFSTADKYDNCLRLNSANPWCERIEHAVARLGVLAHDVQSSAR, from the coding sequence ATGGGCATTCTCTACAACCAGGTAGCGGACCAGCTTCAGGGGCTGATTCATGAAGGCGTGTACCGGGATGGCGAACGGCTACCTGGCGTGCGACAGTTGAGCCGGCAGTTCGGTGTTAGCATCTCGACCATCCTCCAGGCACACCAGACGTTGGAGGCCCGGGGCTTCCTGCAGGCCCGGGAGCGCAGTGGTTATTTCGTACGGCTGCCGACCGTGGATGCGCCGGAGCCGGTGATGCGCCGGCACCGCAGCCGTCCCGTTCCGGTCAGCGCCCGGGAGATGGCCTTGGACCTTTGCGCCGACGAGCAGAAGCGCATGGTGCCCCTGGCCACGGCGATTCCCCATCCGGATTACCTCCCGCTCCGGCAGATCCAGCACAGCACGCTCTGGGCGGCACGCCGGGGCCTGGAAACCCTGGACTATGCCTTTCCCGGCAAGGAATCGTTCCGGCGGCAGATCGCCCAGCGGATGGCGACCCTCGGGGTGCCGGTAACGCCGGATGACGTGCTGGCCACCAACGGTGCCCAGGAGGCGATCATACTGGCGCTGAGGGCGGTGACCCAGCCCGGCGATATTGTGGCCGTGGAATCGCCGTCTTTTCCCGGCATTCTTCAGGCTCTGGAAGTGGTCGGGCTGAAGGTCATTGAAATTCCAGCGCATCCTTCCGAGGGTCTGAGCCTTGAAGGCCTGCAACTGGCCCTGGAACAGTGGCCCCTCAAAGCCTGTGTGGTCGTGACCAATCACAGCAACCCCATGGGTGCGCAAATGTCCGACGAGCGCAAGAAGCAGCTGGTCTCCATGCTGGCGGCAGCGGCTGTTCCGCTGATCGAGGACGACATCTACGGCGACCTTCATCACACCGGGGACCGGCCGAAACCGGCCAAGGCCTTTGACCGGGCGGACAATGTGATTTATTGCAGTTCGTTTTCGAAGACTATTTCACCTGGCCTGCGGCTGGGCTGGATGGTGCCGGGGCGGCATATGGCCAGCGCCAGGCAGCACAAGTATTTTGTTAATCTGGCCACGTCATCGATTCCACAGATGGCGGTAGCGCATTTTCTGGAGCAGGGCGGCTATGATCGCTACCTCCGTTCAGCCCGGCAGCACTATCGCGAAGCCACCGAACGGATGCGGACTTCTGTGGCCAGGGCCTTCCCGGAAGGTACGGCAGTGAGCCGTCCCCAGGGTGGGTTTGTGCTATGGGTCCAGTTGCCCGACGGCGTTTCCGGCACCGAGGTTTACCACAAGGCCAGGGCGGAGGATATCAACGTGGCGCCGGGGCTGATGTTCTCGACCGCCGACAAATACGACAATTGCCTGAGACTGAACAGCGCCAACCCCTGGTGTGAGCGCATCGAGCATGCCGTGGCCAGGCTGGGAGTGTTGGCGCACGACGTCCAGTCTTCGGCGCGTTAG
- a CDS encoding PhzF family phenazine biosynthesis protein, whose product MTLPIYQVDAFTSEVFGGNPAAVMPLEQWLPDNLMLSLAAENNLSETAFFVPLQAGEDADFHIRWFTPGTEVPLCGHATLASAWVIFNKLGWDKEKIRFRSKSGPLSVRQSDDGWLVLDFPNLAYDEEPTPALIREALESAPDTAFFVPNDTNYMVVLKDEDAVRSAQPDLRKLKQLGNQGLIITAPGNNCDFVSRYFAPGAGIDEDPVTGSIHSVLVPYWSDQLGKTELEARQISARGGVLRCELKGDRVDIAGQAAFFMEGAIHL is encoded by the coding sequence ATGACTTTACCCATCTATCAGGTTGATGCGTTCACCAGCGAGGTGTTCGGTGGCAATCCGGCCGCGGTCATGCCGCTGGAGCAGTGGCTGCCAGATAACCTCATGCTCTCGCTTGCCGCGGAGAACAACCTCTCCGAAACAGCCTTTTTCGTGCCTCTTCAGGCCGGCGAGGACGCGGATTTCCATATCCGCTGGTTTACTCCGGGCACAGAGGTACCACTGTGCGGCCATGCCACCCTGGCCAGCGCCTGGGTCATCTTCAACAAACTCGGCTGGGACAAAGAAAAAATCCGTTTCCGCTCCAAAAGCGGCCCGCTATCCGTCCGGCAATCCGACGACGGCTGGCTGGTACTCGATTTCCCGAATCTGGCCTACGACGAAGAGCCCACGCCGGCCCTGATTCGGGAAGCTCTGGAAAGCGCGCCTGATACAGCGTTTTTTGTTCCAAACGACACCAATTACATGGTGGTCCTGAAGGACGAAGACGCTGTGCGGTCTGCGCAACCGGATCTACGCAAATTAAAGCAACTGGGCAACCAGGGGCTGATCATCACCGCACCTGGCAATAACTGCGATTTTGTCAGCCGCTATTTCGCGCCTGGCGCCGGCATTGATGAGGACCCGGTTACCGGTTCCATTCACAGCGTGCTGGTGCCTTACTGGTCAGACCAACTGGGCAAAACCGAGCTTGAGGCACGGCAGATTTCTGCCCGGGGCGGTGTACTTCGCTGCGAGTTAAAGGGGGATCGCGTCGACATTGCCGGCCAGGCAGCCTTCTTTATGGAAGGCGCGATTCATTTGTGA
- a CDS encoding NAD(P)-dependent alcohol dehydrogenase — protein MTATKAFAAQSPTSGMAPHTIDRREPRPDDVAIEIDYCGVCHTDIHFAQNDWGITEYPVVPGHEIVGRVTAVGPDVKSFNVGDVVGVGCMVDSCRTCSACEAGLEQYCSEGMTSTYNGQDRHDHSITFGGYSERITVSERFVVRIPEKLDIKAAAPLLCAGITTYSPLRHYGVKAGHKVGVIGMGGLGHMGVKFARALGAEVTIFTRSESKVAEAKKQGADHVVISTDEDQMAAAAETFDFMLDTVPVQHDLNPYLNCLKHDGTHILVGLLEPVEPPVEAGALVFKRRVLAGSLIGGMPETQEVLDFCAEHDISCDVEMLDINNLNEAYERMKKGDVKYRFVIDMQTLKNG, from the coding sequence ATGACAGCGACCAAAGCATTTGCAGCACAGTCACCAACGTCCGGCATGGCACCTCATACCATAGACCGCCGGGAGCCACGTCCCGATGACGTTGCGATCGAGATCGACTACTGCGGGGTCTGCCATACCGACATTCATTTTGCACAGAACGACTGGGGGATCACCGAGTATCCGGTTGTCCCCGGCCACGAAATTGTGGGGCGGGTCACGGCCGTTGGTCCCGATGTCAAAAGCTTTAACGTAGGCGATGTCGTCGGCGTCGGGTGCATGGTGGATTCCTGCCGTACCTGCTCAGCTTGTGAAGCAGGTCTGGAGCAGTACTGCAGCGAAGGCATGACCTCCACCTACAACGGCCAAGACCGCCACGATCACTCCATCACCTTTGGCGGCTATTCCGAGCGTATTACCGTCAGCGAACGGTTTGTCGTTCGCATTCCGGAAAAGCTGGATATCAAAGCCGCTGCGCCTCTGCTTTGCGCCGGCATCACCACCTACTCGCCGCTGCGCCATTATGGCGTCAAAGCGGGCCACAAGGTCGGTGTCATCGGCATGGGCGGTCTCGGTCACATGGGTGTTAAATTCGCCAGGGCACTTGGTGCGGAGGTGACCATTTTCACCCGCTCCGAGAGCAAGGTTGCGGAGGCGAAAAAGCAGGGTGCCGATCATGTAGTGATCTCCACCGATGAAGATCAGATGGCCGCAGCTGCTGAAACCTTTGACTTCATGCTGGACACGGTTCCGGTCCAGCACGATCTGAACCCTTACCTCAACTGCCTGAAGCACGATGGCACTCACATACTGGTTGGCCTGCTGGAGCCGGTAGAGCCACCGGTAGAGGCTGGCGCCCTGGTATTCAAGCGCCGCGTTCTGGCCGGGTCGCTGATCGGTGGCATGCCGGAAACCCAGGAAGTTCTGGATTTCTGCGCAGAGCACGACATCAGCTGCGACGTCGAGATGCTCGACATAAACAACCTCAATGAGGCCTACGAGCGCATGAAAAAAGGCGACGTGAAGTATCGCTTCGTGATCGACATGCAAACCCTGAAAAACGGGTAG
- a CDS encoding NAD(P)/FAD-dependent oxidoreductase: protein MSSHYDVIIIGAGAAGLMCAATAGYRGRSVLVLDHANKPGKKILMSGGGRCNFTNLNSTPANFLSDNPQYCISALKRYTPQDFLELVDRHGIEHEEKAPGQLFCKDSAKDILNMLLTECEWAGADVRMKTAVDRITETDSGYRLRVGSGDLTCESLVIATGGLSIPTTGATAFGYRVAEQFGLEILPTRAGLVPFTLQPELKEQLAPLSGVSCPVDVQCHDQHFREPMLVTHRGLSGPAMLQISSFWEPGDTLAINLLPACKIKDDLLNLRKTRPQSTVGHYLAQHLPKRFAQAFNELHGWTGPLQGYKNSDIEQVADVLGQWSIKPAGTEGYRTAEVTLGGVDTRQLSSRTMAVLERPNLYFIGEVVDVTGHLGGHNFQWAWASGVAAGNNV, encoded by the coding sequence ATGTCTTCACACTACGATGTCATTATTATCGGTGCTGGCGCAGCAGGCTTGATGTGCGCGGCCACTGCGGGCTATCGCGGCCGCAGCGTGCTGGTGCTGGACCACGCCAATAAACCCGGCAAGAAAATCCTGATGTCCGGCGGCGGGCGCTGCAATTTCACAAACCTGAACAGTACGCCGGCCAACTTCCTTTCGGATAACCCGCAGTACTGCATTTCTGCGCTAAAGCGCTATACCCCCCAGGACTTTCTGGAACTTGTAGACCGCCACGGCATTGAACATGAGGAAAAAGCCCCTGGTCAGTTGTTCTGCAAAGACAGCGCCAAGGACATTCTCAATATGCTGCTGACCGAATGTGAGTGGGCGGGCGCGGACGTGAGAATGAAGACAGCGGTCGACCGCATCACCGAAACCGACAGCGGCTACCGCTTGCGCGTCGGCTCCGGTGACCTCACCTGTGAATCCCTGGTGATCGCCACCGGAGGCCTGTCGATTCCTACCACGGGCGCCACAGCGTTTGGCTACCGGGTAGCCGAGCAGTTCGGCCTGGAAATCCTTCCCACCCGCGCTGGTCTGGTGCCCTTTACCCTGCAGCCGGAATTGAAAGAACAGCTCGCGCCATTGTCCGGTGTCAGCTGCCCTGTCGATGTCCAATGCCACGACCAGCACTTCCGGGAACCCATGCTGGTCACCCATCGCGGGCTCAGTGGCCCGGCCATGCTCCAGATCTCGAGTTTCTGGGAGCCCGGTGACACCCTGGCCATCAACCTGCTGCCGGCCTGCAAGATCAAGGACGACCTTTTGAACCTGCGGAAAACCCGGCCACAATCCACCGTTGGGCACTACCTGGCCCAGCACCTGCCAAAACGATTTGCCCAGGCCTTTAACGAACTCCACGGCTGGACCGGTCCGTTGCAGGGCTACAAGAACAGCGATATTGAACAGGTTGCCGACGTTCTGGGCCAATGGTCGATCAAGCCGGCTGGAACCGAAGGCTACCGAACGGCAGAGGTCACCCTTGGTGGCGTCGATACGCGCCAGCTGTCATCCAGGACCATGGCGGTGCTGGAACGTCCAAACCTGTATTTTATCGGTGAGGTAGTGGATGTCACCGGCCACCTCGGCGGGCACAACTTCCAGTGGGCCTGGGCATCGGGGGTCGCTGCAGGTAACAATGTTTGA